Part of the Halalkalibacter krulwichiae genome is shown below.
CTTTGTCTATCGCAAAAGGAGACCCTTTCATCCTGTGCGTTTAATGAAATGGCTTGAAAGCTGGCCAGCAGATGTTGTTCGCGCAAAAGGATTTATATGGATTGCGACTCGCAACTCCATCGCTGGGTTACTTTCACAATCTGGCTCACTCGTTACGCTCCAAGGGGCCGGAGAATGGGTTGCAGCTTATCCAGAAGCAGATAGAAATCAAATACTATGTGATGAACCTGAATTAAAGGAGAAATGGGACCCTGTATTTGGGGACCGTATGACTGAACTCGTTATAATAGGCATCGACATGCCCCATGCTCATATCACCGCCTCTCTTGACCAATGTGTATTAACAGATGACGAAATGGCTTTAGAATGGAATTCGTTTCCTGATCCTCTTCCTGAATTTGTTGAGGGTTAGTCATTACAATTAGGAAACAGCTTCTCTCATTGCGAGGGTGCTGTTTTCTTTTATCTATAATGGAAGCAACATGAATATGCATCCTCTATCATTAGGGAACTATCCGTTCTTCCATGTAAGGAATGCTGTATGTTCAACAAACGTGATCTTATCCCTGTTTCTCATTCTAAACGTAACAAACACGCCTCTCAAACATTGAAAGGCGTGCCATGACTAGCTTTTTGAATGACCCGTACTGGGTTCGAACCAGTGACCTCCACCCTGTCAAGGTGGAGGCGCTAGTTTCATTGAGATGAAGAGAGTGCGTAAATCCTATTGTAGTGCGGGTTTTAGAGGTGGTAAAATATTCTAATTACTTCTAGGTAACTATAATTATTTAAGTCTGTGATCAAAATGTGATCACAGACTTAACTTCTTTAGAATAAAAGAATTACAACATGATACTTGTCTCTCTTATTATGTTAATTTTCATCATACTAATTTTCTGTTTTGTCCTTCGTAGTGATGTAGAGTGATAATTTAACTTAACAATCAACCAGTTAGCTTAATTAATAAATACTATTGTAAATTTATCTCTGTAATTCAAAAATAATACTACAAAAGCGTCTTATCAAAAAAATATAATTCAATTAACTGTTAAATTAAAGCTCTCTAGATCCAATCCATATAGCTATTCCTTCTTCAAACAGAACGGGCCAAATGTAAGAAGAAACTGCTTTTCTGATACATTATCAATAAGCAATTCTTTCAAGAATTAAAAATATTATCCTTTACCAAGGACTTGATTAATATCTAACTTACTTTTCTTTAGCAATCGACGATCAATCTCGAATAATTATGTGAGGATCACCAAGAAAATATGAACGTATCCATTTTATTTTTATACTCTACTGCAATCACAAAAGGGGGCCAAATGGTATAAAAATTCCAAAGGTTTACTCTTACTTCATAAGTGCATACTCCCTACTAACTCCCTAATTCTAAACAAATGAAATACTATCAACTGGTTAATAGAAATCTTTCTAGCAATAATAATGAGAAACAAAACTCTGTAACTCAAAAATGTAAAAGAAACAAGACTAATTTATTCCCAAATCAATTGCTTCCTGTTATGTAACTAAGGTAAGACTGTTATAAATAGCCTTCTTAATACAAAAAAGGAGAACCATTTAAGTTCTCCATACAACATTAATTTAATAAATTCATTGCAATCTCAGAAGCATTTAGGTCCACCTTTAACTGCTCTTTTAAATCACTAGGATGATAATATCCTTTAGATATCAAGTATTGATATATTTTTTCATGTGCCTCAATCGCGTCGTTTAATTGTTGACGCAATGCCGTTCTTATTTCCGGGGTGGTTGCTTCCGTTAAAGCAAACGTTGTATTTCTGACCCCTGCTTTTGCAGAAATTAAGAAATCGGTAGCAATCACTTGATCCGTCATTGCAGCCATTCCAGCCATATTTTGCAGCAAATTCGTCATAGATTAGAACCCCCATTTTGTAGTAATTCTTGTAATTGTTGTATATGTTGCTTTCCTGTTGTGACATCCATTGTTAAAATGGCTTTTAATTCTTCACACTTAACCAAACTACTCATCGTTGACGACTTCGTCAAACAAAGGTTCTTAAAGGTTAGTAATTCATGTAATTCTAAAGTTTCATGAAGCGCATACTTTGTAGTCATCTTCTCACTCCTAATGTTAAAAGGTTTATGCTCGATTATGTTACGTATTTTTATTTTTATTATTCAAAAATTTAGGTCGACATATGGTGACAGGAAATTTCCATATAACTTTATCCGGATACTCCCAAACATTTAGAGATAAAATATACTTTGTCAAGACAGGAGGTGAAATCATGCAACCAGGAAATCTTGCATACCACGAAACAATGGAGACACACGAGCTATTAAATTTTAAAACCGTTGGCTTACTTAAATCTAAAATGATGCAAGGGATCGTATTTGATCAAGATCTCAAAGCGATGATGGAAAAAAACGTTCAACAATCAATAAAAGATATACAAGAACTCCAAGCCCTTTATCAACTGGCAAAAACTCATTAAGTGAGGTGATAGAAAGTGAATGATTATTTAGATCCAATTAACTCGGTTGGGATGCCCGAGCAAGCGGATTCAGGAATCGCGCTTGATTTATTATTAACAGCAAAAGAAGCAGTTAGAAATTATGCTATTGCCTTGACGGAAGCTGCGAGCCCAGAGCTTAGATTGACATTACGTAATCAAATGGAATTAGCGATTGATTACCACGAAGAAGTATCGAAACTGATGATGAAGAAAAAGTGGTTCCATCCTTATAACATATCTGAACAAAAGAAATTGGACCTTCAGGCCGCCCAAACAGCAGTGGATATTGCCGGTCTTAATCTCTTCCCAGGTAATACAAATCGTAAAGGATTATTCCCTACCCCGCCACAGTGATTATGAAAATATTGGAGGATTATTCATGAAAGCAGTTACCTTTCAAGGTGTTAAAAATATTATCGTTAAAGATGTAAAGGCACCAAGTATCCAAAAACCTGATGATATAATCGTCAAATTAACGCATACAGCCATTTGTGGATCTGATTTGCACTTAATACATGGAATGATACCGAATTTACAAGAAGATTATATTATTGGACATGAGCCAATGGGGATTGTGGAAGAAGTCGGTCCTGAAGTTACAAAGCTAAAGAAAGGTGACCGTGTTATTATCCCGTTTAATGTAAGCTGCGGTAAATGCTGGTTCTGTGAGCATGAGCTAGAAAGCCAATGTGACACTGCTAACGATAATGGTGAGATGGGAGCTTATTTTGGCTATTCAGGAACAACAGGGGGTTATCCTGGGGGACAAGCAGAATATATGCGTGTACCATATGGAAATTTTACCCCATTTAAGATTCCTGAGGATAGTGAAGTAGAAGATGAGAAATTAGTGTTACTTGCTGATGCTGGTTCAACGGCATATTGGAGTGTTGATAATTCCGGGATGAAAGAAGGAGACACCGTAATCATTCTCGGCTGCGGACCAGTTGGACTTTTGGCCCAAAAGTTTGCTTGGTTAAAAGGGGCAAAGCGAGTTATTGCCGTTGATTACGTAGGCTATCGTTTAGAACACGCTAAGCGTACGAATAATGTTGAAGTGGTCAATTTTGAGGATTACGAAAACGTCGGTTCCTATTTACACGATTTAACTAATGGTGGAGCAGATGTAGTCATCGATTGTGTTGGAATGAGTGGAAAGATGACCGACATTGAATTTTTAGCCTCAGGGTTAAAGCTGCACGGTGGTGCAATGAGTGGACTGGTCATGGCGAGTCAAGCTGTACGAAAAGGTGGAAACATTCAAATCACAGGTGTTTACTCATCTAGGTATAACGGTTTTCCATTAGGAGATATTTTCCAACGCAATGTAAATATTAGAACAGGTCAAGCACCTGTAATTCACTATATGCCATATTTACATGACTTAATTGCATCCGGGAAAGTAGACCCCGGGGATGTTGTTACACATATTTTGCCTCTAGATCAGGCGAAGCATGGGTATGAGATTTTTGACACGAAAATGGATAATTGTATTAAAGTTGTCTTAAAACCATAAAAGTATTATGTAAAAGAGAGGTTCCGTCATGACCCGAAAAAACAATTCATTAGGAATATTCGCAATACTCTTAACAAGTGTTTATACAGCAATATTAACTACACTGTTAATGAACACTAAACAAAGGGTTGATTTTCTTTATTATAAAAATAAATTCAATAATTAAGGGAGTAAAAAGACGATGGTGAATACCTCGTCTATACTCCCCTTCTTTATTTGAACTTCGCTACAATTTTTCAATTTTAATAAACACCATATACATCGGGACAATCAGATTCAATTGGGATATAAAAACAATGCTCCTTATAACGCCCGGAATTCCATTGGCCCCACCATTGTTCTGGACACGGACCTTCTGGCCGAAAAAACCATAAAGCAAATTCAGCTGGCCTATGTCTCTCTCCGTTGATAGCTCTCTCAGCTAATCGAATTTCCTTTTCTCTTGCCCGCTGATAAAAATAAGGAAAATGAACAGCTTCAAATCCTCCTGGAGATTGCCAAACCATTCTTTCAATTGAATTAATGTCAACAAAATCCAAACAACCTACTCGAACCCTGTTAACACAAACATTTGCTACAAGCAACATGCCTAATTCACCTTCACCTTCAGCTTCTGCTCTAATTAACCTTGCGAGCAATTTCCGGTCATTTGCATTAGTTTTTATAACGGCCAAATGAATTTCCTCCTTGATTTGAGAAATTTATAAAATTATATGTCGAAATATTCATTTTATTACTTAAACATTTCCTGTAACGGAATGTTTCAAGTAGGGTTTTTAAGAGCTAATATCTGCGTAATAATTCCACCCATAGACATTTTTCGAACTTCATATGTAACGACAGCAAAACCCTTCCCATGCTCTCCAGCTCTTGCTGCTTCAATTGCAGCATTTAATGCTAAAAGGTTGGTTTGTTCAAATGGAAAGAGAGCAGGACTGTATACGTTTCATTATGCTTAACCTGAAGCGTTAAAAGGATCGACTCCACCTTTCTATTAATCGTATACCGATAAAACTTCATTTCTACGATTCTTCTTTCTCGTAACAAGTTTTTGCCGCTATTTATAAGAGTATTCATTTATTAAATTACTTGTGTATTGAGTTTAATAACTGTGGCTTTCCTAGAACAAACCCTTGACCAATATCAATATTAAGTGCCTTAGCAATAGATAAGTCAACATGAGTTTCTATTCCTTCTAAAATGAGTTTGACCTCAAAAGATTTACAATAATTAACAATAGACGAGATCATTTGTTGTTTTTCTAACGTTCTACCAAGTTCAATTGAAAAATAACGATCAAGTTTTATGTATTGTGGCTTATACTCAATGATCTGTTGTAAGGAGGCTGCGCCTTTTCCCACATCGTCAATCGCAATACATAAACCCAGTTTCTTCAACCAATTGATTCTTTCTTTTAATTGTGGCTCGCTCCAAATTTCATTCTCAAGACTCGTTTCATTTAGCTCTAGTACTAGATAGTTTACGACTAGAGGGTACTTTTTAATAATTGAATTAATTAATCTAGGAAAGTCTTTATTAATAACAGTGGATGGATAAACATTTAGAAATAACTTTGAATCAGAAACAACGGAAAATTCTTCAATGGCCTTAAGGATCGATAACGTATCAAATTCATATAACTGATTTTCATCTCTTGCAAATTGAAATAGTTCTTCTGGGTTCATATTACTTGTATGACGTAAGAATGCTTCATAGCCATATACACTCCGATTATCAAGCACCCAGAGTGTTTGAAATTGATGGTAGATACTCTCTTTTAACGTTTCTACTCTACTTTCTTTTGACTTATATAACATAGGTCTATCCCCTTAAATCCCGTTGCTTTATTCCTATTTATTTATTTTTCACCATTAAAATATATGTCTTAATTCCTATGTTGTCCAATCGCCATTAGACATAAAATAACACCATCCGACATCCTTCAGCTTTCGTTCAATCACTAATTTAATCCACTTGATAATAAAAATAACATTTTTTAAGAACGCTATTATTGGTTTCATACTTGACAGTATTGAACCATTCAAACCCGATACTATTGGTCTTGTCAATTACAAGAGCTGCGAAAACCTCACTGAATTAAAGCACGAAGTAAATGAGTTCATAGGAAGAATACAATAATCATCGTTATCAGTGGGGATTAATGAAAATGACCCCGGCTCAATACCGAGGTCATTTACTTGCTGCTTAAGTCTCTTTTTATTAACTGTCCATTTATGAGGTACAGTTCAACGCGCCCCTTGCTCCTTCTTACGCCCACCACATTTCCGAAATTTCTTCTTTGAAAAGTGATGCTTTCAAAAGCGCTATCGCTTTCCCTAGTCCTTCGTCAATCGATGCAAGCATATCTTCATGTTCAATCGAGAGAACGTAGTCGTATCCAACTGCCCGAAGTGCACTGATCATATCGTTCCACGCCTTTGCATCATGACCATATCCAACCGTACGGAACGTCCAAGAACGATCAAGGACTTGGCTGTAATGCTTCGTATCAAGGACACCATTGACGTTTATATTTGCTTGATCCAAATACGTATCCTTTGCATGGAAGTGGAAAATCGCTTTCTCACGTCCTAGCTTTTTGATCGCTTCGACTGGGTCGATTCCTTGCCAAACGAGATGACTTGGATCAAAGTTCGCCCCGATACTAGGGCCTACTTGCTCCCTTAATTTCAGCAAAGTTTCTGGATTATAGACAACAAAGCCAGGATGCATCTCAAAGGCAATTTGGTTGATTCCATGTGATTCGGCGAATGCTGCTTCTGTTTTCCAATATGGAATGACAACCTCATTCCACTGCCATTCAAGCATTTCGCCATATTCAGGCGGCCATGAACAAGTAACCCAGTTCGGGAACTTTGCCTCTTTATGATCACCTGGACAACCAGAAAATCCATTTACTACGGGTACTTCTAAACGTTCTGCTAGTAAAACGGTTTTTCGCCATGACTCATGGGATTCATTTGCAAACTTCCTGTTAGGATGAAGTGGGTTGCCATGGAAGCTCAACCCGCTAATGCTAAGGCCTCTTGCTTCTATGGCTTTTTTGTATTCGTTTAATTTCGTAGGGTTATCTAGTAATTCATCTGGATTACAATGACTTGTCCCAGGGTAGGTTCCCGTACCTAGCTCGACTGTTTCTATTCCCATTTCTGCAACTTTATCTAGCATTTCTTCAAAAGGCAGATTTTGATAGAGGACGGTAAAGACTCCTAATTTCACGATTTGACCCCCTGTCCCACGCTTACTTTCACCCACTTTTGGTTTGTATGACTCTCTAGAATCGCATCTGTAATACACATGGAAAGGTGGCCATCAGCAAATGTCGCAAAGTTCGTTTGATCCTTTAATGGATCTTTTCCTTCATTAATAAAGGTATAGAAGTTTTTCATCATATTTTTTAACGCATCAGGCCAGCCCTCGTTATGACCTCCTGGGTGATGAATCGAGCCCTTTGCTTCATTGCTAAACAAAGCTGGATCTGCTAGAAGTGTTTCATTTGCACGGCCGCGATGCCCGAGCCATAGCTTCTCTGGTTCTTCCTGGTTCCAATAAGCGGAACTTTGGCTACCATTAATTTCAAAGCTTAATCGATTTTTACGTCCTGCACTTACTTGCGATACAGTAAATACACCGCTTGTACCGTCATCAAAGCGAACTAGAACGGATGCATAGTCCTCTGTATTGATTGGTACCTCTTCATACTGTTGGTCCGCCATCTCTTGAGTTCCAAAAGTAGCCACATTTCCTATTGCTTTCTTTCTTACTGAAATAACAGTCGCTAAATCCGCAAATACTTCAACAATTTGTTTACCCGTTACGTGTTGGACGGTATCACACCAATGGGAGCCAATATCAGCTATCGCACGCGACTTCCCACCTGCTTCTGGAGCTAACCGCCAATTAAAATCAGTCTCATATAACAGCCAATCCTGCAAATAGCTTCCGTGAACAAGATTTATTTTCCCTAACTCATTGTTTTTAATCATCGTTTCTAATTGCTTTAAAATAGGGAATTGGCGATAGTTAAAGTTAACCCCGTTAACAACACCATGCTCTTTTGCTAACTCTAGCAATTCTCTTGATTCGTCACTTGACATCGCTAACGGTTTTTCTGACAAAACATGTTTACCTGCTAATATAATCTCTTTATTAATCGCAAAATGCAGATGATTTGGCGTACAATTGTGTACGACTTGAATCTCTTCATCGCGCAGCATTTCCTTGTAATTTCCGTATGCTTTTGGAATGCCTAACTCAGCCGCTTTTTGTTCTGCCGCCTCAAGACTCGATTCTGCTAGTGCTACTACCTCAACAAATCCTAATCGTCTGACCGCTTCAATGTGAGTCGGTCCTATAAATCCTGTTCCAATGACACCTACTTTGATTTTATTCATACTAATTCACCTCTCCTATCCTATTAAAAACTGTTTTTTCTTTATCGTTTCTTTGCTTTGCGTCCAAACGCTACTGCTAAAATAATAATCAAGCCACTAACCATCATTTGCTGACTGACATCTAAGCCCATAATGATTAAGCCATTATTAATCGTTCCTATTAAAATTGAACCAAAAATCGTTCCAACGACTGTTCCAACTCCGCCAAACAGACTCGTTCCACCAAGAATAACGGCTGCAATAACAGAAAGCTCTGCCCCTTCACCAAATGTAAAACGACCGGCCTCTAGTCTACCTGCATATAACATACCAGCAAAACCTGCCATCATCCCTGAAGATACTAAGGCGATTAGTTTGACACGAGCTGTATTGATCCCTGAGAATCTAGCTGCGCTTTCATTTCCTCCTGTTGCAAGAGTTTGTCTGCCAAACGTTGTTTTTCTTAAAACAATATGACCGATGACCGCTATTAAAATCGTCCAAACGAAAAGCATCGGTATCGGTCCTAAGCTTCCAGAACCAAATAAGAAAATAAATGCATCGTTTAAGATTGGTACAGGAGCTGTTCCTGTAATCCACATCGCAATTCCTTTCACAATAATCATCATTCCAAGCGTGACAAGAAAGGATGGAATCAACACCTTTGTAACAAGAAGTCCATTGATTAAGCCAATGATTGCTCCTGTTCCAAGTCCTGCAAGGATACCACCAACTGTACCGAATGATTGGATCGCTAATGCTGCCGTTAAAGAAGATAAGGCAGCAATCGAACCAACGGATAAATCAATTTCTGCAGTTGAGATCACGAATGTTACCGCTACAGCCATAATAGAAATCATTGCTGTTTGTCTAACAATATTTAAAAGGTTATTGGTTGATAAAAATCCATAATCATATAGCGTGATTGAGAATGTGATAAAAACTCCGATAAAAGCAATATAGACAATATAATTTCGCCAATCAAAGGCAGGACGTTTTGTTGCAGTAGTAGTATTAATGATTTTGGATTGCATGCTCTAAATCCTCCTCTGATTTAATTTCCTCACGTGATAATTCACTTGTTACCTTGCCATTCTTTAACGTAATAATTCTATCTGAAACAGCTAAAAGCTCTGCTAGTTCAGAAGAAATGACAATAACGGCTTTCCCCTGATCAGCTAACTCACGAATAATTTCAATAATCTCGGATTTTGAACCGATATCAACTCCATTTGTCGGCTCATCAAGGATTAATATATTCGGTTCGTTTGCTAACCATTTTGCAAGAACAATTTTTTGCTGATTTCCGCCTGATAAGAGATTGGTAGACTTATAGATACTATCCGTTTTAATATTTAACTTTTCTACAAACTGCTCGGATAGTTGATCTACTTTCTTCTTATTGATAAACCCAGACTTCGATACTTTGTTTAAGATTGGGTAAATGATATTTTCTTTCACTTCATGGGTCAGTACTAATCCTTGTACTCGTCGATCTTCTGGAACTAACGCAATCCCAGCGCGAATGGCGTCTTGCGGCTGTTTTATTCTGACCGCTTGACAATCCACAAAGACCTCTCCAGATGTAATTGGATCGATACCAAATATTGCTTGCGCCAGTTCTGTCCGGCCACTTCCCATTAAGCCTGCAATACCAAGAATTTCTCCTTTATATACATGGAGATCTACTCCATTTACTTTCGATCCTGAATGTAAGTCCTTCGTTTCTAACATCACTTCTTCTTTTGAGTATGAACGAGGCTTCCAACCAAAGCTTGATTCCATCGATTTACCAACGATATGTTGAACAAGCTCTTCCATGGTTAAATGAGCTGTTGGGCTGGTAATCACAAATTTGCCATCTCGCAGTACAGTTATGCGGTCTGATACTTGAAAGATTTCATCCATTCTGTGTGAAATATAAATGATTGACATGCCTTCTGACTTTAGTGTCTCAATTAACTTAAACAATGTTTCGGTTTCATTTTTTGATAAGGTTGCCGTTGGCTCATCCATAATTAAGATACTTGCCTTTTGAGCAAGTGCCTTGGCAATTTCGGTCATTTGCCAAAAACCTACACTTAGATTTTCAATTAACATATCAGGACTAATATTGACATTTAATTGCTTTAAAAGATCTTCAGTTTGAACATACATCGCTTTTTCATCTAAAAATCCATTGCTTTTCTTTAATTCACGATTTAAAAAAATGTTTTGTTTTACTGTTAAGGAAGGGATCACACTAAATTCTTGGAAAATC
Proteins encoded:
- a CDS encoding spore coat protein — translated: MTNLLQNMAGMAAMTDQVIATDFLISAKAGVRNTTFALTEATTPEIRTALRQQLNDAIEAHEKIYQYLISKGYYHPSDLKEQLKVDLNASEIAMNLLN
- a CDS encoding spore coat protein, translated to MQPGNLAYHETMETHELLNFKTVGLLKSKMMQGIVFDQDLKAMMEKNVQQSIKDIQELQALYQLAKTH
- a CDS encoding spore coat protein produces the protein MNDYLDPINSVGMPEQADSGIALDLLLTAKEAVRNYAIALTEAASPELRLTLRNQMELAIDYHEEVSKLMMKKKWFHPYNISEQKKLDLQAAQTAVDIAGLNLFPGNTNRKGLFPTPPQ
- a CDS encoding zinc-dependent alcohol dehydrogenase, giving the protein MKAVTFQGVKNIIVKDVKAPSIQKPDDIIVKLTHTAICGSDLHLIHGMIPNLQEDYIIGHEPMGIVEEVGPEVTKLKKGDRVIIPFNVSCGKCWFCEHELESQCDTANDNGEMGAYFGYSGTTGGYPGGQAEYMRVPYGNFTPFKIPEDSEVEDEKLVLLADAGSTAYWSVDNSGMKEGDTVIILGCGPVGLLAQKFAWLKGAKRVIAVDYVGYRLEHAKRTNNVEVVNFEDYENVGSYLHDLTNGGADVVIDCVGMSGKMTDIEFLASGLKLHGGAMSGLVMASQAVRKGGNIQITGVYSSRYNGFPLGDIFQRNVNIRTGQAPVIHYMPYLHDLIASGKVDPGDVVTHILPLDQAKHGYEIFDTKMDNCIKVVLKP
- a CDS encoding cell wall hydrolase — encoded protein: MAVIKTNANDRKLLARLIRAEAEGEGELGMLLVANVCVNRVRVGCLDFVDINSIERMVWQSPGGFEAVHFPYFYQRAREKEIRLAERAINGERHRPAEFALWFFRPEGPCPEQWWGQWNSGRYKEHCFYIPIESDCPDVYGVY
- a CDS encoding EAL domain-containing protein — translated: MLYKSKESRVETLKESIYHQFQTLWVLDNRSVYGYEAFLRHTSNMNPEELFQFARDENQLYEFDTLSILKAIEEFSVVSDSKLFLNVYPSTVINKDFPRLINSIIKKYPLVVNYLVLELNETSLENEIWSEPQLKERINWLKKLGLCIAIDDVGKGAASLQQIIEYKPQYIKLDRYFSIELGRTLEKQQMISSIVNYCKSFEVKLILEGIETHVDLSIAKALNIDIGQGFVLGKPQLLNSIHK
- a CDS encoding sugar phosphate isomerase/epimerase family protein, which encodes MKLGVFTVLYQNLPFEEMLDKVAEMGIETVELGTGTYPGTSHCNPDELLDNPTKLNEYKKAIEARGLSISGLSFHGNPLHPNRKFANESHESWRKTVLLAERLEVPVVNGFSGCPGDHKEAKFPNWVTCSWPPEYGEMLEWQWNEVVIPYWKTEAAFAESHGINQIAFEMHPGFVVYNPETLLKLREQVGPSIGANFDPSHLVWQGIDPVEAIKKLGREKAIFHFHAKDTYLDQANINVNGVLDTKHYSQVLDRSWTFRTVGYGHDAKAWNDMISALRAVGYDYVLSIEHEDMLASIDEGLGKAIALLKASLFKEEISEMWWA
- a CDS encoding Gfo/Idh/MocA family protein, which encodes MNKIKVGVIGTGFIGPTHIEAVRRLGFVEVVALAESSLEAAEQKAAELGIPKAYGNYKEMLRDEEIQVVHNCTPNHLHFAINKEIILAGKHVLSEKPLAMSSDESRELLELAKEHGVVNGVNFNYRQFPILKQLETMIKNNELGKINLVHGSYLQDWLLYETDFNWRLAPEAGGKSRAIADIGSHWCDTVQHVTGKQIVEVFADLATVISVRKKAIGNVATFGTQEMADQQYEEVPINTEDYASVLVRFDDGTSGVFTVSQVSAGRKNRLSFEINGSQSSAYWNQEEPEKLWLGHRGRANETLLADPALFSNEAKGSIHHPGGHNEGWPDALKNMMKNFYTFINEGKDPLKDQTNFATFADGHLSMCITDAILESHTNQKWVKVSVGQGVKS
- a CDS encoding ABC transporter permease encodes the protein MQSKIINTTTATKRPAFDWRNYIVYIAFIGVFITFSITLYDYGFLSTNNLLNIVRQTAMISIMAVAVTFVISTAEIDLSVGSIAALSSLTAALAIQSFGTVGGILAGLGTGAIIGLINGLLVTKVLIPSFLVTLGMMIIVKGIAMWITGTAPVPILNDAFIFLFGSGSLGPIPMLFVWTILIAVIGHIVLRKTTFGRQTLATGGNESAARFSGINTARVKLIALVSSGMMAGFAGMLYAGRLEAGRFTFGEGAELSVIAAVILGGTSLFGGVGTVVGTIFGSILIGTINNGLIIMGLDVSQQMMVSGLIIILAVAFGRKAKKR
- a CDS encoding sugar ABC transporter ATP-binding protein; this translates as MTKIALRMSEISKSFNGINVLDHVNFELEKGEVHALMGGNGAGKSTLMKILTGVYQKDSGKIVINDKEIDIEKPQDAQENGVAMIFQEFSVIPSLTVKQNIFLNRELKKSNGFLDEKAMYVQTEDLLKQLNVNISPDMLIENLSVGFWQMTEIAKALAQKASILIMDEPTATLSKNETETLFKLIETLKSEGMSIIYISHRMDEIFQVSDRITVLRDGKFVITSPTAHLTMEELVQHIVGKSMESSFGWKPRSYSKEEVMLETKDLHSGSKVNGVDLHVYKGEILGIAGLMGSGRTELAQAIFGIDPITSGEVFVDCQAVRIKQPQDAIRAGIALVPEDRRVQGLVLTHEVKENIIYPILNKVSKSGFINKKKVDQLSEQFVEKLNIKTDSIYKSTNLLSGGNQQKIVLAKWLANEPNILILDEPTNGVDIGSKSEIIEIIRELADQGKAVIVISSELAELLAVSDRIITLKNGKVTSELSREEIKSEEDLEHAIQNH